A window of Danio aesculapii chromosome 16, fDanAes4.1, whole genome shotgun sequence genomic DNA:
atttgttttacccaGCAAATGTAGGCAAAAAAGTTATTCTTTACTAAATAATACATAGCAAGACTACACTATGACAATTATGACTATCTGTATCTTTCATACAAGGAAATGATAAACAATTTAAGTTTTATCTACTCATAAACTGCTTATAAAATGTGTCCCAGGTTTGAGTTGAACGGGTATATTTTggcaaaattattgatttttctttcatGCCAAAAATCACTTGAATATTAAGATCATGTGCATTGGAGACATTTTGTAAACGTCCAACTATAAATATATCACAGCCtagttttgattagtaatatgcattgctaaaagCTTCATTTGAACATCTTTAAAGcttcaatatttgtatttttttaaccctcTGATTCTTGATTTTCAAATAGTtctctcagccaaatattgtcctaacaaaccatacatcaatagaaagcttatttattaaccTCAATAACAAAAAATTGCACATATGACTgcatggttttgtggtccagggtcacaaataacACTTTTGAGACCTTGAGAACCAGATACACCTTACATTAAGGATtgtttttactaacatgaaataagaatgaataatacttgtaaagcatttattaatcatatagttcaacatttactaatgcattattaacatccaaagttATCGTGCTTgttaaacattagttaatgcaccttgAGTTACACtgtgaacaactttattttcaataTCTAACATAAACAAAAATCACTGCAATGTATTGCTCATTGTTAGTTCAAAATACATTAACAAAGACAGCCTTAGTATTACTAAAAACATTGTAAACCTCTCTATCATAGAAATGTAGCAACATTTTATCACAGACATATCACTGGATAACAAACATCTGCTTCATACCTGAGTAATGCGACTTTTGAGTTCGGATCTCTCCAGTTCCCAGGCGCAGCGATCCTGCGTGTACTGCAGCTCCAGCTCTCCGCGTTTACTCTCCTCCCGCTTCACCCCCGACTGCACCTCCTCTAAAACACACTTCAGCTCCAACAACATCCTTCTGTTCTCTCCACCCTGCGAACACAACGCACGGCAGCACAAAACATTCGGCATTTTTGCGcacaccaacaaacaaacaaaaatacgcATACGTCACGTTTGAGGAGAGCGAGGACGAAAGTAGAATAGCACTTTTCATAAAAAcctataaaaaattatgttttagacATAAATATATGTTTTGCTGTATTTACTAACTCACAAGTGTGGTCTATCAATATCAGGTGATATTATGAACATATATACTATAACATATTATGAACATATATAGAACAACTTGACAATTTTCACTTTAAATAGAAATTGCATTGTTACTTTTGATCCCATCAGCAGAGACAAAACACTAACATTTACTGGCTTACGcttgtatatattaaatataactaTTGACTaggacagggatgggcaaactcgatcctggagggccggtgtccttgcatagttttgctccaaccctaatcaaacacacctgcttgtagctttctagtgatcttaaagacactaattagggtgttcaggtgtgtttgattagtgttggaacaaaactctgcagggacaccggccctccaggatcgagtttgcccatgcctggactaGGACCTTCACTGTATAAACGATCAGTTACtttaaataacccagcaaacattttttgtttttaaaagatgtctaatagatgtctaatagacgtctaaacatagtcatcttggcaaGGCCTAAAATTGGGCTGTCAgtgacagattagacagactttatatgtgaagtaattcatttctgtttatttgatgactagtttggcctgttcttagacgtctattagattttcactgacagcccatattctctatgtttagatgtctattagctgtctacgtttagatgtctattagacgtcttttaaacactaaattgtttgctgggtagtgagtaaacctgttgacaTAAAAAGCAACAAGTTGGTTTTACTTgaaaaagtcagtaaacccattcacttttataattataagtgaagttttcaaactaatttcgagaggagcacgtgatatgattgactgcagctggccactcatctacattcactagttagccaatcagattaaccccaactcactataagtagcctagctagaactactctcttatcttcgttttccgaagaaaccccccatccaccccttctcctcctttcttcctttaccacggggagctctcgagaaccacctgatctcgtactccccttatatgctctatggaccaggcgggagccctgggctcacctatctccgagctcagggttctctcccgggacagcatgccaaacctgctaacagttgtcaaacaatatctaagtgtgaactcttgaaacagagtTTGTTTACTTGATAATTATAaggtaatgtgttttttttaactctttttaaccctttaactgcctgctctagcaaatggttgaccatattttgactgttttaaataatgatggttaaagtcatttaaagaatgagtGTTTTatataatggtttacacacacagcattgttggtttacaaacaaatcaaacaaacataatcctgtttcAGTACTACACTTGATGtaggttttttttgtaaaacaagaaagcatgttaaatgagaatctgaaatattttatggcaaaaaataaagatgatttagtattcacaaatgatttatttcgattgtttttaaataaattggtcttacacttcatattttcagattttccatagtatatgtattaattcctgtacttttaccataaaccgacgtATCAACCATTAGGCAagggttgatattttagaaattatgggatgtgttgaaaaagaaATGCATTGAGTGGGTTAGCTAGCGACTTTAGGAGTTAATTTAAATGCAATCCAATTTGTTTCTCTttgtggggcagttaaagggttaattccactaatcactttttacagtctgcaaaaaaatattgtcctttatttttggacaaaaaaatattaattacattttcattttaagtgaggtttattcataaactaatttcgagaggatcacatgcttatgatttatcacagccggtctcatattaagctaatcagtatcatccaatcatatgagccataagctactataacctcagttttcagtccactttatcttcgtttggaagaaaccccccttcctccccattcttctctttcactatagatcgggcggcacggaggcccagtggttagcactgttagctccacagcaagaacactgccagccctggtcctgccaggtcggtaggtgtttctgtgaggagtttgtatattctccccgtgtccgcgtgggttttccccgggttcttcggtttcctcccaccatccaaaaatatacatcatgcataacaatcaagcatttgtctagccccctttttacctcacatgttcccttagctactgcagacggggagttctgagatccaccgagctcaggctcccctctcgctctgcaaatgggaggaagccccgggcttgaggatcccttgagctcggggctctctcccgggacagcatgtcaaacaagcttttgatgaatcatcagctaagtgtgaactcttgaaatttcagTTCCATTAAATGTTTCCAATGCATGCCAACAAtacaacatttaattattttgagttatattttaattattgttttcagtatgctttgcatttttaaaacttaGGAACGATGCAAACTAGTGTTGggtataaaataaagtataagtGTGTGACAAAAGTAATCCGACATCAACTCTTGCCATTTatacctgatttacttttaaagtaGGCCTAATCAAAACTCACATTGTAAACTCTTCttaagttgagactactcaaatgatttgaggaaagtgattccctcaattcgtttgagtaatgggaaatgGACAACTCAAATATTTAAGTTGACTAAATGTGGtctcattgaattaacttaaatgtttaagtacagaaaACTTAAAATACCTAACAgattaaactttttaaacagatttaaatatttcagcttttatattctttacttactccagggccatttatatcaagGTTTATATTTAGCTGCACTACGTTAGTGtttcaaaacattacatttacgtttctgtaatcctgttgctgtctctgtaatcctgttgcactgtagaagctctgtcacgaaaacaaattcctagtatgtgtgaacatacctggcaataaagctctttctgatttttacgaggtgggtcattaAGAAACCCACGtgaccacggggagaacatgcaaactccacacagaaactcagCTAGAACTTCCAATgaccttgctgtaaggcgacaacactataccactgcaccaccgtgtctcCCCTGCATCTATATCAATTAAGAATAAATGTAAAAGCATTTAATTATCTACTTtctaatttaacttttctctttcgTCAGCAAAAGTCAGCATCACAAGCTaaatgaccaccttgtgtcatataaGATATATCGACCAATCAGCGCGGGTTATTTGAATAAATCCCAATCAACAAAACAAATCCTTAAATTgaaagatattatttgttattattctaatcccaagaataaaaatgaagaatatatatgtaacttttttatattatatgcaAAACTCTTTATCcacaaacaaatatttcttaaatcCTCTCCCTCATTTGcccatttttttattgaaattgatTCCTTGCTTAAAGTGTTTATCTAACAACAAAAAATTCTGCAAGCTAATAGAAACTTATGAAAATATCATGCTTCCAGTATGTCAGTATTTAAtgctttctgtattttttatttaattttgtacttcccctttctttattttgttctctttttctttctttccattacTCATTTTTACTTATTGTTGTTATCACTTTGTAATTGTATATTCTTGTGTTCCAGTCTCCTACAGATTACTTCctgatttatattgtacatttcttcttttctaaaaaaaaaagtatttaatccaaaacaaaaaaatgtaaaattaaaaaacaatcagCGCGGTcgtcaaggcagaatttcaagtgctaccaatcattttaaacggagacatggtgaatcgtttagtgaaattaaaatgttaaatttagagaacttaaaatataaagtaaaagttTTTAGCTAATGAGTAGGCAATTTGTGTCCAATACAgtatgtaaagtaatattttctttattttagtagatatatatccaataatgtaatatattacatgataagacttgttttgtttacaaatAAGTGgagatggatttgcattttaaacattaaataaaagttaaagagattattttttatttcacatattaagttttCAGTTATCATACTCCCAAAATatttccacataaatccgcagatttttaccaaaattctctgcagaaatagcaaaaaatgtccacagattctgtctggccctactaatgagtaagttaaactcatctgtttaagttttgatgccaaaactttggtcttttaagtaatgtcaagttttATTAACCTAATTTCTTTGGTTATGACAACAGCGGGGATTACAGTGCAGACATTGACTTGAGACGTGCTATAGCACCAAATAGCCAGGAGATTGATCATTACTGTCACACACGAAAACAAAAACCTGACCTATAACCGCAGAAAATCCTGACCTGACCGCGGAACACAGTGATGAAATCACGTGAGCTATATTAGGCAGCATCAAAAGTTCCATGCAGAATATGCTGTAATAGCTTGGAAAGCAAATCTTGTCAGAGaaaatcgattttttttttctttcgtccTCGCTCTCTCCCCTATGTATCCTATGCTGTGTACTTGTATTTCAGCCACTTGTCTCAAAAGCGATTCCTTCTCCATTCTCCACTCGTCTTTCTCGAAATCGTAGCGCTTTCTTAATTCCTCCAGCTTCTTCTTCATCCGCGAGTGTGGGCTCGGTTGCTCCAGATTGGGAGTTAGTCCATCAGCCGCGGCTCCAGGTGGAAGCTGCTCCAGGAGGTGGCTCGGGAATGATCGCACGCGGGCGGGACTCTTCTTTCCCGGTTTCTCCAGCCGAGAGCACGGCACAAACTCCCAGCCTTGAGCCTTGCTCACATACCCGCTTGATCCATTCCCAAAGGCATTCCACATCTTTAAGTCCACAACGAATACCTCAGCCTCTCTGTTTAACTATTTGTTGTCACGGGCGCGCATACATTATGAAAACAACACGCATTATTATCCGAAACCAGCCATTTTTGCGCTCTCCTCCGCGCTTTCTCTTGTATTTCCTTTTCGCATGTCAATAAAAAAGACGACATTGtcagtttacagtaaaaaaacaagtgTAGTATACTTTATACTACATGATTTCGATTATAATATAGCAGGACCTTTGGTATTCTTTAACTTCATGGAGATTGACGCCATCCATTAGCTCGCCTGCTTCAGACTGAAAATGACACCGATAGACTCGGAGTCAAGAGCCTAAAATACTCCGAGCTCACTGATGTAAGAGTTCACATGTATTTTTACCTCTGTAACCATGTTGTAGGTCTGTCTGTTATTGGGTTGAATCATTCAGAGTCTTTGTGTTCACTCAAACATCAGCTGCATGTTACACATTAACGCGTATTAACCATTGAATGGTGTAAAGCACCGTAAACCCGATCACCTTAACACCTTGCTGATTtgaaactgatttaaaacagcaACGCAGTCAGTATTTATAACTTTTTGCGGTCATTTTTATAACAATACTTAATATCACACACTTTAAAGTGTGTGGTTTTTATGTGTAGTTTTTATTGGGTTATAAATTAATTGAAATGGAGTgtcaaggtggcacagtgggtagcacaatcgcctcacagcaagaaggtcgctggtttgagccacagcttgatcagttggcgtttctgtgtggagttcgcatgttctccgtgttcgcgtgtgtttcctccggtttcccccacaagtccaaaaacatgtggtataggtgaattgggtaggctaaattgtccgtagtgtatgtgtgtgaatgagaatgtatgggtgtttcccagagatgggttgcagctggacgggcatccgctgcgtaaaacatatgctggataagttggcagttcattccactgcggaaaccccagattaataaagggactaagccgaaaagaaaatgaatgagtaaatgctGCTCctgctggaggtttactagaaccAGTTTTAGtcccaaaatgtgcatgaaaattgcCGTCATTTAAATTCCAGCACTAATTCCAAATATGTTTTTAGCCTAATCCATTAAGGGTTCAGTTGCTCTTTAGAAAAAGCACTAAAAATCAGGACAGCTTTTTTAATctccaaaatatatatacagtatatacactcaccggccactttattaggtacaacttactagtaccgggttggaccctgtTTTGTctttagaactgctttaatccctCGTGGCATAAatttaacaaggtactagaaatgtTAATCAGAGATTtagctccatattgacatgatagcatcacacagttgctgcagatttgtcggctgcacatccataatgcgaatctcccaatccaccacatcccaaaggtgctctattggattgagatctggtgaatgtggaggccatttgagtacagtgaactcattgtcatgttcaagaaaccagtctgagaggattcgcggtttatgacatggtgcgttatcctgctggaagtagccatcagaagatgagtacactgtggtcataaagggatggacatggtcagcaacaatactcaggtaggttgtggtgttgacacgatgctcaattgatactaatgggcccaaagtgtgccaagaaaatatcccccacaccattacaccaccagcctgaactgctgatacaaggcaggatgtatccatgctttcaggttgttgacgccaaattctgaccctaccatccgaatgtgattggctgattagaaatttgtgttaacgagcagttggaaaagtgtacctaataaagaatGTAGTTCATATACTATAGTTCTTGATGTAAATATAGGATTTTAAGCTGCAAACAACCTTACAAAACTTTATAATTTCATGACACACAAACATTTGCAAAACATGTTTTACGCtcacatattaataataaagaaaaaacttACCAAATAAACTGAGAATGCAAACAGTGAAGATCAGCCTTGCGTTTGTTTGGTTGTAGTTGAGTTGTAGCCTGTGCCTGAAATGATGATATCGTCCTCTACCGTGTGTAACCTTAATGACATGTCCAAAATTAATATGATAAATTAAGAAAACAGAACAAAGAGAATGAAGAAAATAACCAAACTCTAaaccaaataataatataaaaatgaagtTTAAAGAACAAAGAAGAGAGTGAAAAGAAAAACTAATTTGAAAATAGTGGCATACGATAAAGATGAGAATAAGACAAGAATGAGGATAAGCAAAATAATGGGTTGAAACATCTGGGATGAGATCAAGAATGAAAGAGGAAATATAAAAGAGAGAGCAACAGTGAGTCTAAGCAGAGGCAgaacaatattcattatttatgatgTAAATGTtatatgaaaaaatgtaaaacccAACAGAACAATTTTGTAATGACTTAATCACCATTGTTTCAAGCCATATgcctttttcttttaattcatttaaaaaaaatccctttgAACATCCCATTCCCTTGAGTCAAACAGACCAAAATTAAAGACATTAGTCTGTAATTCCTGCTCTCAGTCATAACCATTCAATTAAAATGCCACTTTTGACATATTATGCCCATTTTGACATCTGCAAACATGCAAGCAATGTCTTTGATTTACGAGCTTGAGAAGAGGAAGATCCAATTTAAAATTGTGATGTCTCATTTCTTTCGGAAAGTATTTCTATCCCTCCCCTTCACACTTTATTTAACGCCCCATGGGGAAGAAACAGGGGTACAAAACACAATTGGGACTAGGTCCGATTTCACTACAACAAACTTGTGTTATGATTGTTCAAAATGTTTTGATTGGTGAAAAAAATGGCACAGAGGCTCAGAACAACTTGAGGATAATTAAATACTCACTGACTGTCCATTTCATGCAAGCAATTTCTTCAAACAGACTTCGATATGTCTTGGGGttattgcaacccaggctcattggagagacctgcccagggctacatttttgaaaaCCGCGAATTATGTGCTCCGGGCTaagtctgcttgcagtttttgcagGCCACTAGAGGCCgccgtgtacatttttgacaatctcaaatacgtttTGAGATACACGCTTTCTCATACATGCCATTTCTCAaggctgctgtgtacatttcTAAACGTCCTTCTTGTGCGCATCTGTGAGAGAGAACCCAGTCAGCTTGTCCTGAATATATCAGCTTGCTATGCACTGACTGACCCACCACCTTATCATAACCCAACCggtaatgttttcaaaagcagataGAAGAGAAAAGCCAACATGGCCACATGCTTTTACCATAAttacacttcaagagttcacatttagctgatgattaattataagcttgtttggcatgctgtcccgggagagagccctgagctcataagatcctcaagcccggggctccctcccattgcaaggcgagaagggagtttgagctcaggtagatctcgagaactcccccgctgtaataaccaatgaacagccagtgattgctcttgagagataaccatttactaggagcatgtctagagtgccggtttggattagtcaattaacttatgttgcatgttttttggacggtgggaggaaaccgggaaacccggggaaaacccacgtgagcacggggagaaaatgcaaactccgcagagaaatgtctgctggtttggtaaagcctagaaccagagacattcttgctgtgaggcaacagtgctaagcactgggccaccgtgtcacccatctaggaagaaggaggagtaggggtggatggggggattcttcaaaacgaagatagcggtggtaagtaacccagggtatttgtagtagcttaggagtcgtctgattggtgcattgagaattggataatgcggatccagccgctagcaatcataagcacgtgatcctctcgaaatttgtttataactaaacttcacttagctgttttttttgttttggtttactTGGTTTCTAGAAAGCgtccttcaccagacttgaatgCTCTAGGTTCCAAGTCCGATGCCATACTAGGcaagctaccaagcaaactgatcacgtccatactgaggtaagcTTTCAGTTGTAGCACGGAATGGAACAGAAGTTTGTCAAACTGCCTCGTAGCATAAATTTTTACATGAAAAATGTAGCCAGACTTAGCCCTGGGAACAAATTCGCAGTTCTCTAGAATGAAAACCTAGTCACacattcccaatgagcctgtgttggattgaCTGGACTTACTGAAAGAGGCTCTTCTGATTCTCGATCCTCTGGTTTTGGGACTTCCAGTCGGTCAATAAAATTCTGCAGCTCCTTCCTGAAAGCCTTCATCTGAGCATTAATGCGGTACAGCAGCTCATGCTCTCGTATTCGTCCGCCCTCTTCCTCATCGTCCAATCTCCCGAACAGCTCACCGTTATTCAAGTACACACGAGCCTCAGCGATGATGGTGCTGGTGTCGGCGATGAGTCTGTCGATGGTCCTGCACAATCTTTCCGCCTCCATGCGGATATCAATCATCTGCTGGCGGTCCTTGAAGCTTCTGGATAAAAAACGTCCCTCTGGGGTGTACAGGGAGCGGGTGGGAGTGAGGCACCGTATGTTGCGTACTTCCTCCGAGTCGCTTTCTCCACCAACGGGGCCTTCGCGTTTACGATGTGGCGTGAGCCGAGAGCAGTCATCGTCACTTTCCCTGCGGCCACAGTCACTCTCCGCGTCGCTGTCTCTGGGGCTGCCGCGGATCCCTAAATGAGAAGCCAGATCGTAGCGCTGCATGTTGGACAGCAGCACACGGTTTTCATACTGGAGCTGCATCACCTTCCCGCTCAGCTCGTTGATTTGGAGTCTAGCGGCTTTCAGCTCCTCCTGCAGGTAGACAAATGGGTGGTTTACAATTATccagttaaaatgtaaaaacaattattatatttatgtagtttcaAGGCTGATGTGTGAGAAAATATAAGGGATCACTAAATTTATCAATTATTTGTCTTGATTGATTTACTGTTTCACTCAactgtactgtaaaaatgtccattGGTTTAACAtagcaaaaatgaagaaaaacatctgttaataatatacagttgttatttatttaatgtcttgtaaaCGACACAGAGTCCAACCTTTTGTTTTATGAAAGTCTAtaccaatcctaaacccaacctcacagtaacctgatgttttATTACCAGCtaaacctaccacaaccctaaacccaagctcacagtaacctgatgttttattaacgtctaaacctaccacaaccctaaacccaacctcacagtaacctgatgttttattaacgtctaaacctaccacaaccctaaacccaagctcacagtaacctgatgttttattaacgtctaaacctaccacaaccctaaacccaacctcacagtaacctcaTGTTTTATTAACTTCtaaacctaccacaaccctaaacccaagctcacagtaacctgatgttttattaacgtctaaacctaacacatccctaaacccaagctcacagtaacctgatgttttATTAACTTCtaaacctaccacaaccctaaacccaacctcacagtaaccagATGTTTTATTACCATCtaaacctaccacaaccctaaacccaacctcacagtaacctcaTGTTTTATTAACTTCtaaacctaccacaaccctaaacccaacctcacagtaacctgatgttttattaacgtctaaacctaccacaaccctaaacccaagctcACAGAAACCAGATGTTTTATTACCATCtaaacctaccacaaccctaaacccaacctcacagtaacctcaTGTTTTATTAACTTCtaaacctaccacaaccctaaacccaacctcacagtaacctgatgttttattaacgtctaaacctaccacaaccctaaacccaacctcacagtaacctgatgttttATTAACTTCtaaacctaccacaaccctaaacccaacctcacagtaacctgatgttttATTACCAGCtaaacctaccacaaccctaaacccaagctcacagtaacctgatgttttattaacgtctaaacctaccacaaccctaaacccaacctcacagtaacctgatgttttattaacgtctaaacctaccacaaccctaaacccaagctcacagtaacctgatgttttattaacgtctaaacctaccacaaccctaaacccaacctcacagtaacctgatgttttattaacgtctaaacctaccacaaccctaaacccaacctcacagtaacctgatgttttATTACCAGCtaaacctaccacaaccctaaacccaagctcacagtaacctgatgttttattaacgtctaaacctaccacaaccctaaaccgaACCTCACAGCAACCtgatgttttattaacgtctacaactAGCacaaccctaatcccaaccccacagtaacctgatgttttattaaatgtctaTTTCACTTacatcaaccctaaacccagccgactTGCGGCGTAAGTCcatcccacttggaggtctctgACTGCAACGATACCTACTTGTCTTTGTCGGACTCTTCATATCTTCATATagtgctgtttatttaatgaaattatGACATGTTTTCTCCACGACTTGTCGGACTTGTTGGACATTTCCAATAAATAGGGGTGCCAATAAGTTATGTAGTCCTATAATGTATACTGTGATAAAGTCTTTGCAACAAGAAAATGCCATCACAATCCTACCTGCAGGGCTTCAAGCTTGGCCCCATCGACCGCACCGCTGCTGTAGCGGGATCCCTCGTGTGATCCTGCTTTATATTTGAGTTTGTTCAGCTCGCTGGTCATTTTTGTATTCTGCTCTTCTACATCAGCCAAATTACGGCGCAGGAGTTCAGCTTCATCCTCCACCAACTGCAGCTGCTGGCGGAGTTCGGACAAAGCCTCGCTCTGCTCTCTGGATGACGAGTCCGCTGCTCCCCCTGCCAGCTCGTCCCCGCGCAGGTCATCCAGCTCCGCCTTCAGCCCGCGGTTCTCCACTTCCAGCTCTACAATTTTGCGGCCTAAAATATTGGCTTCCTCCTCCACCAGCCGCAGGCGGAGCTTGAGCTCGGACTCTCGAGTGGTGGGAGGACCtccagcttctcctttagggAGAGGACTGTCTACGTCTCCGTAAAACGAGCGATACTTCTGGAGCTCCTGCTCCAAGCGGTCCTTCTCTTTGTCGATCTTAGCCATTTTCTTACGCATTAAAACAGCCTCCTCCTTGATGAAGGCCAACTGACATTTCAGATCTTCATTTTCCTCCTATAGAACAAAATTGTGCTTTAATTGAGAATGACTTTCCGCAACAAAACccttcaaatatatttataactcCCTAAATAAACTCCTGACGCAAAGCACATTACACTGAAGAACAAGACTTCTACCTCTGTTGG
This region includes:
- the LOC130242796 gene encoding protein SOGA3; the encoded protein is MESVENMKQQQQQRASSPGRFKDSPTKAASKSGTSKASASKTGGKSSRSNSPVTVHTGKDRHAGKGAAAVHVSGAESPTLRRAEKGRSTERSGSSEEPYAAAEEPLLGADVVSDQPSSSKPSPGKRESSKADGGKQTTKSAVGCGPGFWREGCLQSELIQFHMNKSLKKDSGMTTKTPSSPVTEPQRPPEDARRPTEPLPEPDQELEEEIERLQDENDFLKHEVDEMRAEMDEMRDTFYEEDACQLQDMRRELERAHKNCRILQYRLRKAERKRMRYAETGEIDGELLRSLEQDLKVAKDVSVRLHNELENVEDKRARTDDENERLRQQLIEVEVTKQALQNELDKTKDLSLKRRGKDVQKSEKRTPQTPTEEENEDLKCQLAFIKEEAVLMRKKMAKIDKEKDRLEQELQKYRSFYGDVDSPLPKGEAGGPPTTRESELKLRLRLVEEEANILGRKIVELEVENRGLKAELDDLRGDELAGGAADSSSREQSEALSELRQQLQLVEDEAELLRRNLADVEEQNTKMTSELNKLKYKAGSHEGSRYSSGAVDGAKLEALQEELKAARLQINELSGKVMQLQYENRVLLSNMQRYDLASHLGIRGSPRDSDAESDCGRRESDDDCSRLTPHRKREGPVGGESDSEEVRNIRCLTPTRSLYTPEGRFLSRSFKDRQQMIDIRMEAERLCRTIDRLIADTSTIIAEARVYLNNGELFGRLDDEEEGGRIREHELLYRINAQMKAFRKELQNFIDRLEVPKPEDRESEEPLSMFQPIILLILILVLFSSLSYATIFKLVFLFTLFFVL